In Alosa sapidissima isolate fAloSap1 chromosome 4, fAloSap1.pri, whole genome shotgun sequence, the following are encoded in one genomic region:
- the b3galt6 gene encoding beta-1,3-galactosyltransferase 6, whose amino-acid sequence MNLVRLLCRHKTALVIGVLCLFAVVLVFLAKCTSETLKQTDSPGQAPHAEARAVAAAADHADAPPRAKELSAFLVVLITTGPKYTERRSIIRSTWLSRRDPDVLALFVVGTEGLAPEELQSLGTEQTRHRDLLLLPELRDSYDNLTAKLLHMYSWLDRSVDFHYVLKADDDTFARLDLLKEELKAREAAAVGTDRLYWGFFSGRGRVKAAGKWKESTWELCDYYLPYALGGGYVLSADLVRYVRLNAAYLKTWQSEDVSLGAWLAPVDVKRLHDPRFDTEYKSRGCSNKYLVTHKQSLEDMLEKQQTLQRDGRLCKEEVKLRLSYIYDWSVPPSQCCQRKDGIP is encoded by the coding sequence ATGAATCTGGTGCGCCTGCTGTGCCGACACAAGACTGCGCTGGTGATCGGAGTGCTCTGCCTCTTCGCTGTGGTGCTGGTGTTCCTGGCCAAGTGCACCTCTGAGACGTTAAAGCAGACAGACTCCCCTGGCCAGGCTCCTCACGCCGAGGCGCGCGCTGTCGCCGCTGCTGCCGACCACGCTGATGCCCCCCCTCGTGCCAAAGAGCTCTCTGCCTTCCTGGTGGTGCTGATCACCACGGGCCCCAAGTACACTGAGCGGCGCAGCATCATCCGCAGCACGTGGCTGTCGCGGCGCGACCCCGACGTGCTGGCGCTGTTCGTGGTGGGCACGGAGGGTCTGGCGCCCGAGGAGCTGCAGAGCCTGGGCACGGAGCAGACGCGCCACCGtgacctgctgctgctgcccgaGCTGCGGGACTCGTACGACAACCTCACGGCCAAGCTGCTGCACATGTACTCCTGGCTGGACCGCAGCGTGGACTTCCACTACGTGCTCAAGGCCGACGACGACACGTTCGCCCGGCTGGACCTGCTGAAGGAGGAGCTGAAGGCGCGTGAGGCGGCGGCGGTCGGAACCGACCGCCTCTACTGGGGGTTCTTCTCTGGACGTGGACGGGTCAAGGCAGCGGGGAAGTGGAAGGAGAGCACCTGGGAGTTGTGCGACTACTACTTGCCGTACGCCCTGGGCGGTGGCTACGTGCTCTCGGCCGACCTGGTGCGCTACGTGCGCCTCAACGCCGCCTACCTGAAGACGTGGCAGAGCGAGGACGTGTCGCTGGGCGCCTGGCTGGCGCCTGTGGACGTCAAGCGGCTCCACGACCCGCGCTTCGACACGGAGTACAAGTCGCGCGGCTGCAGCAACAAGTACCTGGTGACGCACAAGCAGAGCCTGGAGGACATGCTGGAGAAGCAGCAGACGCTGCAGCGCGACGGCCGCCTGTGCAAGGAGGAGGTCAAGCTGCGTCTGTCCTACATCTACGACTGGAGCGTGCCGCCCTCGCAGTGCTGCCAGCGCAAGGACGGCATCCCCTGA